The sequence GTTTACCATATCTAGTTGAGCTTGAGGATCAGTCTTATGTCTGCAAAACTCAGAGAGGAATCTTGCAAAGGGGCATGTTACATCCCTAACTAGAATAAATACGAACATAGCTCTAAATTTGGGAATAGCCACCTATTGCACAACATACATTATTCTGTAATAAATGCCTATTCTCTAATAGACAATCACAACATTGTCCAGTTAACATTTGATACACAAATTATTAACCAACAGACCTAAATAATCTGTTTAGGTGGCTTCATCTGATCGACAATAATTAATAGCAAGCAGAGCACTGTAATGATACACACATAACCTTAAAGATAAGTGGGTAAAACTCACCGGTAATGGACTTTCACTTTCATTAGACTCTGACATTAGGTTGTGATCAACTTCCTCATCAAAAACTGGTTCAGCCTCCAGCTTAGGAGAATCAGGCATTACTTCAGTCACATCACTATCCTTGAAGGTACTATTTCGGGAAGCCTGATCTTCTGTATCTAAAAACAAATTACTCAGCTCGGTTTGATcatcattttcaaaattaaggACTTCGATACTCTGGTCTTCAGCATCCATAGACAAATGCCTAATATCAACATTCTCTGGACTAATTTCATCAACAACAGTTTCAGCATTCCCCAGATTAATTCCCCCTAGAGCATTCTCTGGACTAATTTTGTCAACAACAGTTTCAGTATTCCCCAGATCAAGTCCATCAGGAGCATTCTCTAGACTAATTTCGTCAACAACAGTTTCAGTATTCCCCAGATCAATTCCATCGAGAGAATTCTCTAGACTAATTTCGTCAACAACAGTTTCAGTACTCCCCAGATCAATTCCATCGAGAAAATTCTCTAAACTAATTTCGTCAACAACAGTTTCAGTATTCCCCAGATTAATTCCCTCCGGAGCATTGTCTGGACTAATTTCGTCAACAACAGTTTCAGTATTCCCCAGATTAATTCCCTCGGGAGCATTCTCTGGACTAATTTCGTCAGCAACAGTTTCGGCATTCCCCAGATTAATTCCTTCTGGAACACTCTCCGTGGACCCTTCCAATATAATACCAATATTTTCAGATATTTGTTCTATCTGTTGTACAATCTCAATATCATTGTGCGCTGCCTCAATATCAGCAGAAGCAGCACCATTTTCCTCCGAATGAGTTGAATCATAACAGCAATCCTTGTCACCGTCATTCTCTGTCAATTGACTTGAAACTTCTCCCTCAAATTCTTCAATTTCCTTAGTGTTTACTAAGTCAGAATAAACAGGCATTGCTGCAGGTGAACTTAAAACAAGTGATTTGTCATCATCCAATTCTTCAAATGATTCATCACTTGTTTGACCCATCATTTCTTCCTCAACTTCGAAAGAAGTAATAGAATTCTCTGGTGGTGGTGGAACTGAAGCTTCACTATcatctttcttttcaaaaatctcCTCAACATGTACTGCATTCTCAATATCGACTTCAGCTACAGATTCATTTTGAATTCCTTCAGGTGAAATCGAACCAATTTCATCCGCGGAATCTCCAAGAAAATTTTCACTCAATCCAGTCTCTACTTCGACAAAATCATTCCTTCCATTGCCAATTACTACTGATTCAGAGACACCAGCATCAGTGACCACAGTCACAGCCTCACCCCTGGCTTCCCTCTCTACTTTCTTGACAATGACTTCTCTCTCATTATCACCATCTAAAACCTTCACCACACTAAATTCCTCCTCACTATCCAAAAGGGGCTCCTCCAATTCATCCTCTTTCGCTATCTCTCTTGGGTCCCCAAACCGAAACAGTAAAGTGCCATCAGAATGCTCTGCCACACCCCAAAAACAAACATCAAAGCCCCACCAAATTGGTAAAAGAACAAATTTTTATCACATAAGAGAAAGATTCAAgcaatttaaaagggaaaacaTACCATGGGTAGAGACAACATCAAGATTTGGGGAAATGGGTGTGGAGCAGAAAGCAATGTGAagtgattttcttcttctttttcttctgaCAAGAGTTGGGAAAAGGAAGGGTTTTTGGGCAGAAAAATAGGTGGCAAAGCATTGAGAACCTGTTATGCACCGAACATCCAAGAACTTGCATAAAGAATCAGCCATAACTATTATGACTACAATTTCTCTAACaatttttaaagattatttGAGTTGTTTTTTGTGGATAGAAGTTcatgtcttttcttttcttgggAATGATGATCATTATTTTCTGTTTGGTTTTACCCGGGAAATGGTTTTTTGGCTACCTAATAACTCTTAAACAGCACCACTTATTCTCAATTGCTATATGGGCCGCAAACCCAAATGAGATATTTCCCATTGCTTTCGTCTAAAATGGTCCTATTCTACTAGTTAATCCATCTTTCAAGATTATCAATTTAACCACATCCTTTTCTCCCTTAGATTTTTTACAACTTAATTCTTGAGTTGCCCTTTCTAGGTCCTAACTTCATGGGTTGCATTTTGCGAGTGTCATCATGAGTGATGTAACATAAAAGTATAAACACTAATTATAAAAACTATTGACTGTTACAAGTACTAGTAGTCTAGCTTCATAGAACTTGGTAAAAAAGCTATGATACTCCATACTATCTTAAAATCAACACAACCTTTTAACGACAATTACCGCCACAAAAGAGAACAGCAAAATCTGTAGTTCAAGCATTTCAGAAGTTGTGttgttttttttggggggggcgGGGGGAGNNNGGGcggggggaggggggaggggTTACAGATCATGTATGCATAGAGTACAGGAATAACAACTAAGACAAAGAATCAAAACTAAAGGAGAAGGGAGTGTCCACGTGTATGGTACAAATAAGGGACAGAGATGTAACTCAACACCTTATTGGTCTGAAATCTATCCACCAGAGATCATTTGCAGATTTCATTTATCCTACTTGGCTCCTTACTAGGTCCTCTTTTGATCTTATAAACTTATATCTCACTACTTCATTCATAGAAGAGACACAAGAAACAACCATCCATATCTTTGCATATTACTATCATTTCCATTCTTCAACATATACAAAACAAACATGGCTACAACATCTGCTGCAGTGCTGAATGGTTTGAGCTCCTCTTTCTTGACTGGTGGCAACAAAAGTCAGGCCTCGTTGGCTGCTCCCCTTGCTGCCAGAGTTGGCGGTGCTGCCACTCCCAAGAGGTTCACTGTGCTGGCTGCTGCTGCCAAGAAATCTTGGCTTCCTGCTGTAAGAGGTGGTGGCAATTTGGTTGACCCTGAGTGGCTCGATGGCTCGTAAGTTCACTTTATATCTCCAACCCTCAACCCCCATCTC comes from Solanum pennellii chromosome 1, SPENNV200 and encodes:
- the LOC107026588 gene encoding probable protein phosphatase 2C 62 isoform X2; the encoded protein is MADSLCKFLDVRCITGSQCFATYFSAQKPFLFPTLVRRKRRRKSLHIAFCSTPISPNLDVVSTHEHSDGTLLFRFGDPREIAKEDELEEPLLDSEEEFSVVKVLDGDNEREVIVKKVEREARGEAVTVVTDAGVSESVVIGNGRNDFVEVETGLSENFLGDSADEIGSISPEGIQNESVAEVDIENAVHVEEIFEKKDDSEASVPPPPENSITSFEVEEEMMGQTSDESFEELDDDKSLVLSSPAAMPVYSDLVNTKEIEEFEGEVSSQLTENDGDKDCCYDSTHSEENGAASADIEAAHNDIEIVQQIEQISENIGIILEGSTESVPEGINLGNAETVADEISPENAPEGINLGNTETVVDEISPDNAPEGINLGNTETVVDEISLENFLDGIDLGSTETVVDEISLENSLDGIDLGNTETVVDEISLENAPDGLDLGNTETVVDKISPENALGGINLGNAETVVDEISPENVDIRHLSMDAEDQSIEVLNFENDDQTELSNLFLDTEDQASRNSTFKDSDVTEVMPDSPKLEAEPVFDEEVDHNLMSESNESESPLPSDENLPSLSLEEERKEDVENNEIMEVYGHEVVEDKSSEVLDSSKEATPAAAELILSSGATLLQYPSKAFAGGHEAYFIACGKWLGVADAVGSWSLEGSDPGVYAQELMQNSQSIVSQCDKDSINDPKQVLNLSVSKTDSLGSSTVLIAHFDGKKDALIAHTYL
- the LOC107026588 gene encoding probable protein phosphatase 2C 62 isoform X1; its protein translation is MADSLCKFLDVRCITGSQCFATYFSAQKPFLFPTLVRRKRRRKSLHIAFCSTPISPNLDVVSTHEHSDGTLLFRFGDPREIAKEDELEEPLLDSEEEFSVVKVLDGDNEREVIVKKVEREARGEAVTVVTDAGVSESVVIGNGRNDFVEVETGLSENFLGDSADEIGSISPEGIQNESVAEVDIENAVHVEEIFEKKDDSEASVPPPPENSITSFEVEEEMMGQTSDESFEELDDDKSLVLSSPAAMPVYSDLVNTKEIEEFEGEVSSQLTENDGDKDCCYDSTHSEENGAASADIEAAHNDIEIVQQIEQISENIGIILEGSTESVPEGINLGNAETVADEISPENAPEGINLGNTETVVDEISPDNAPEGINLGNTETVVDEISLENFLDGIDLGSTETVVDEISLENSLDGIDLGNTETVVDEISLENAPDGLDLGNTETVVDKISPENALGGINLGNAETVVDEISPENVDIRHLSMDAEDQSIEVLNFENDDQTELSNLFLDTEDQASRNSTFKDSDVTEVMPDSPKLEAEPVFDEEVDHNLMSESNESESPLPSDENLPSLSLEEERKEDVENNEIMEVYGHEVVEDKSSEVLDSSKEATPAAAELILSSGATLLQYPSKAFAGGHEAYFIACGKWLGVADAVGSWSLEGSDPGVYAQELMQNSQSIVSQCDKDSINDPKQVLNLSVSKTDSLGSSTVLIAHFDGKALHVANIGDSGFIIVRNGNVYRKSSPMLHEFNLPIQIEKGDDPSQLLEEYKIELDEGDIIVTATDALFDNLYDQEIVSIASRSLEADKSPQEIAEILATRVQQVGSSASGRSPFADAAQAAGYVGYTGGKRDDVAVIVSVVQKVIVSNDN